In one window of Eubalaena glacialis isolate mEubGla1 chromosome 13, mEubGla1.1.hap2.+ XY, whole genome shotgun sequence DNA:
- the RBCK1 gene encoding ranBP-type and C3HC4-type zinc finger-containing protein 1, whose amino-acid sequence MDEKIKKAEEVAQRLTRAVAGGDEQVAMQCAIWLAEQRVPLNVQLKPEVSPTQDIRLWVSVEDAQMHTVTIWLTVRPDMTVASLKDMVFLDYGFPPTLQQWVIGQRLARDQETLHSHGVRRNGASAYLYLLSACNTSLNPQELQRERQLRMLEDLGFKDLTLQPRGPLEPVPPKPGGPQEPGRGQNDAAPEPPPVGWQCPGCTFINKPTRPGCEMCCRARPEAYQVPASYQPDEEERARLAGEEEALRQYQQRKQQQQEGNYLQHVQLDQRSLVLNTEPTECPVCYSVLAPGEAVVLRECLHTFCRECLQGTIRNSQEAEVACPFIDNSYSCSGKLLEREIRALLSPEDYQRFLDLGISIAENRSAFSYHCKTPDCKGWCFFEDDVNEFTCPVCFHVNCLLCKAIHEQMNCKEYQDDLALRAQNDVAARQTTEMLRTMLQQGEAMHCPQCQIVVQKKDGCDWIRCTVCHTEICWVTKGPRWGPGGPGDTSGGCRCRVNGAPCHPSCQNCH is encoded by the exons ATGGACGAGAAGATCAAGAAAG CTGAGGAGGTGGCCCAGAGACTCACCCGAGCAGTGGCTGGCGGGGATGAACAGGTGGCTATGCAGTGTGCCATATGGCTGGCAGAGCAACGGGTGCCCCTGAACGTGCAACTGAAGCCTGAGGTCTCCCCGACACAGGATATCAG GCTGTGGGTGAGCGTGGAGGATGCGCAGATGCACACGGTCACTATCTGGCTCACGGTGCGGCCTGACATGACGGTGGCCTCCCTCAAGGACATG GTGTTCCTGGACTATGGCTTTCCACCAACCCTGCAGCAGTGGGTGATTGGGCAGCGCTTGGCCCGGGACCAGGAGACCCTGCACTCCCACGGGGTGCGGCGGAACGGGGCCAGCGCCTACCTCTATCTGCTGTCAGCCTGCAACACCTCACTCAACCCTCAGGAGCTGCAGCGGGAGCGGCAGCTGCGGATGCTGGAGG ATCTGGGCTTCAAGGACCTCACGCTGCAGCCACGGGGCCCCCTGGAGCCAGTCCCCCCGAAGCCCGGGGGCCCCCAGGAGCCGGGGCGGGGGCAGAACGACGCCGCGCCAGAGCCCCCGCCG GTGGGCTGGCAGTGCCCCGGTTGCACCTTCATCAACAAGCCCACGCGGCCTGGCTGCGAGATGTGCTGCCGGGCGCGGCCTGAGGCCTACCAGGTCCCCGCCTCGTACCAGCCGGACGAGGAGGAGCGAGCGCGTCTGGCCGGCGAGGAGGAGGCGCTGCGCCAGTACCAGCAG cggaagcagcagcagcaggaggggaACTACCTACAGCACGTGCAACTGGATCAGCGGAGCCTGGTGCTGAACACCGAGCCTACCGAGTGCCCCGTATGCTACTCGGTGCTGGCGCCCGGCGAGGCCGTGGTGCTGCGTGAGTGTCTGCACACCTTCTGCAG GGAGTGTCTACAGGGCACCATCCGCAACAGCCAGGAGGCCGAGGTTGCCTGCCCCTTCATTGACAACTCCTACTCATGCTCGGGCAAGCTGCTGGAGAGGGAGATCCGGGCG CTCCTGAGCCCCGAGGATTACCAGCGATTTCTGGACCTGGGCATCTCCATTGCGGAAAACCGCAGTGCCTTCAGCTACCACTGCAAGACCCCGGACTGCAAAGGATGGTGCTTCTTTGAGGACGATGTCAACGAATTCACCTGCCCTGTGTGTTTCCACGTCAACTGCCTGCTTTGCAAG GCCATCCATGAGCAGATGAACTGCAAGGAGTACCAAGACGACCTGGCCCTGCGGGCTCAGAACGACGTGGCTGCCCGGCAGACGACGGAGATGCTGAGG ACCATGCTGCAGCAGGGCGAGGCCATGCACTGCCCACAGTGCCAGATCGTGGTGCAGAAGAAGGATGGCTGTGACTGGATCCGCTGCACTGTCTGCCACACGGAGATCTGCTGGGTCACCAAGGGTCCTCGCTGGGGCCCCGGG GGCCCAGGAGACACCAGCGGGGGCTGCCGCTGCCGGGTGAATGGGGCTCCTTGCCACCCCAGCTGTCAGAACTGCCACTGA